The Nocardioides humi genome includes a region encoding these proteins:
- a CDS encoding cytochrome P450: MTQTQAAGRHPEHSYFLDNTDPTLAPHLFATLKQVQETEPVAWSDAVGGFWMLTKYTDITAAANDWETYTVEEGHTIPSTGKSVMLPLAEVDPPMHTTWRRFLVPYFTPKTVATYRPIVERIVTEAFADLAERGSGDLSEVARRIPTSVISAVLGFTQDWAYISSITEEWMASTGDTAHPERAQRAAKAVEDVVREEVAARRGKPATDVLGEIMQAEVDGRPLSDDELLGLCIVFIVAGHGTTVDGITNTVHRLLAEPGLLASLQDDRDRVGAVIDESLRINPPVWNMGRTARRPAEVRGVAISPGEKVMLTFGAGNYDPEKFADPDVFDPDRPGVHGHLTFGFGRHRCIGEALAKLEMTVAVDYILDHFPDLELADGVTPRTHFTTYGLTNLPVRRGA; this comes from the coding sequence ATGACCCAGACCCAAGCCGCCGGGCGGCACCCGGAGCACTCCTACTTCCTGGACAACACCGACCCGACGCTGGCACCGCACCTGTTCGCCACCCTCAAGCAGGTCCAGGAGACCGAGCCGGTCGCCTGGAGCGACGCCGTCGGCGGCTTCTGGATGCTGACCAAGTACACCGACATCACCGCCGCCGCCAACGACTGGGAGACCTACACCGTCGAGGAGGGACACACCATCCCGTCGACCGGGAAGTCGGTGATGCTGCCGCTCGCCGAGGTCGACCCGCCGATGCACACCACCTGGCGCCGGTTCCTGGTCCCGTACTTCACTCCCAAGACGGTCGCGACCTACCGCCCGATCGTCGAGCGGATCGTCACCGAGGCGTTCGCCGACCTCGCCGAGCGCGGCTCCGGCGACCTCTCCGAGGTCGCCCGCCGGATCCCCACCTCCGTCATCTCCGCGGTGCTCGGCTTCACCCAGGACTGGGCCTACATCTCCTCGATCACCGAGGAGTGGATGGCCTCGACCGGCGACACTGCCCACCCCGAGCGGGCCCAGCGGGCCGCGAAGGCGGTCGAGGACGTCGTGCGCGAGGAGGTCGCCGCTCGCCGCGGCAAGCCCGCCACCGACGTGCTCGGCGAGATCATGCAGGCCGAGGTCGACGGGCGTCCCCTCAGCGACGACGAGCTGCTCGGCCTGTGCATCGTGTTCATCGTCGCCGGCCACGGCACCACCGTCGACGGGATCACCAACACCGTGCACCGGCTGCTCGCCGAGCCCGGTCTCCTCGCCTCGCTCCAGGACGACCGCGACCGGGTCGGCGCCGTCATCGACGAGTCGCTGCGGATCAACCCGCCGGTGTGGAACATGGGTCGCACCGCCCGCCGGCCCGCCGAGGTCCGGGGCGTGGCGATCTCGCCCGGCGAGAAGGTCATGCTGACCTTCGGCGCGGGCAACTACGACCCGGAGAAGTTCGCCGACCCCGACGTGTTCGACCCGGACCGTCCCGGCGTGCACGGGCACCTCACCTTCGGCTTCGGCCGGCACCGCTGCATCGGCGAGGCACTGGCCAAGCTGGAGATGACCGTGGCCGTGGACTACATCCTCGACCACTTCCCCGACCTGGAGCTGGCCGACGGCGTCACCCCGCGGACCCACTTCACGACGTACGGGCTCACCAACCTGCCGGTGCGTCGCGGCGCCTGA
- a CDS encoding nuclear transport factor 2 family protein, which translates to MSAPTERSPREVADRLAIYELYARYAQAADLEDGAAYASCFTEDGWTDISSFGHTAASFRERGLNCLDETGKVRGRANLTAVATKRPGQPLYRHLTMNAHVSSYEGDRALGSAYFVVLSPDGAIHQFGRYEDVIVRDVDGAWRFAERMDLAAYNSGSTL; encoded by the coding sequence GTGAGCGCGCCGACCGAGCGGAGCCCGCGCGAGGTCGCTGACCGGCTCGCGATCTACGAGCTCTACGCGCGGTACGCGCAGGCGGCCGACCTCGAGGACGGCGCGGCGTACGCCTCCTGCTTCACCGAGGACGGCTGGACCGACATCTCCTCCTTCGGGCACACCGCCGCGTCCTTCCGGGAGCGTGGGCTGAACTGCCTGGACGAGACGGGGAAGGTGCGGGGCCGGGCGAACCTGACGGCGGTGGCGACCAAGCGGCCCGGCCAGCCGCTCTACCGCCACCTGACGATGAACGCGCACGTGTCGTCCTACGAGGGAGACCGGGCGCTCGGGTCGGCGTACTTCGTGGTCCTGTCGCCGGACGGCGCGATCCACCAGTTCGGCCGCTACGAGGACGTCATCGTGCGTGATGTCGACGGCGCCTGGCGGTTCGCGGAGCGGATGGACCTGGCCGCCTACAACTCCGGCAGCACGCTCTGA
- a CDS encoding ABC transporter substrate-binding protein: MRLSPLRKAVGAIAVLALPLSLAACGDDSKAAGSSDGPIKIMTIASFESPVYSVPWLKTAVTEAVAKLNADGGIDGRKVELLTCNDKFDPNEATACAQRAVSEKVVAIVGPLSPNIGPIAAVMKQAHIPIIGPGGADGANETTNEMSYPINATPVGFGVGAGRLAVDRGGPNVVIVHGDNDTARAGGEWAKMGIDEAGGKATMVAAPLGAPDYAAVAAKAIDAEPDAVTLQGSGTDMGRVVLSLRDAGYDGLITGPSSIVTPGVLESLGDKAGDIVLTSRGLAPSDTSNAEIKAFNDAMRAADPKVNIDDIGLNGWLSVKLFAAVAKDHDISDGASVIDALADIDQPISLGGAYPDYPGIQDPPPVAEYPRVASFQVGTSAVVDGQIVPDGDFFDAFSG, encoded by the coding sequence ATGCGACTCAGCCCCCTGCGCAAGGCGGTCGGTGCGATCGCCGTCCTGGCCCTGCCGCTGTCGCTCGCCGCGTGCGGCGACGACAGCAAGGCCGCCGGCAGCAGCGACGGCCCGATCAAGATCATGACCATCGCGTCCTTCGAGAGCCCGGTCTACTCGGTCCCATGGCTGAAGACCGCGGTCACCGAGGCGGTCGCCAAGCTGAACGCCGACGGGGGCATCGACGGCCGCAAGGTCGAGCTCCTCACCTGCAACGACAAGTTCGACCCCAACGAGGCGACCGCCTGCGCGCAGCGTGCCGTCTCCGAGAAGGTGGTCGCGATCGTCGGCCCGCTCTCGCCGAATATCGGGCCGATCGCCGCCGTGATGAAGCAGGCGCACATCCCGATCATCGGTCCCGGTGGCGCCGACGGCGCCAACGAGACCACCAACGAGATGTCGTACCCGATCAACGCCACGCCGGTCGGCTTCGGCGTCGGAGCCGGACGCCTGGCCGTCGACCGGGGCGGCCCGAACGTGGTCATCGTCCACGGCGACAACGACACGGCCCGGGCCGGTGGCGAGTGGGCCAAGATGGGCATCGACGAGGCCGGTGGCAAGGCGACCATGGTCGCGGCGCCGCTCGGCGCCCCCGACTACGCCGCGGTGGCCGCCAAGGCGATCGACGCCGAGCCGGACGCCGTGACGCTCCAGGGCTCGGGCACCGACATGGGCCGGGTCGTGCTCTCACTGCGCGACGCGGGCTACGACGGCCTGATCACCGGACCCTCCTCGATCGTCACCCCGGGCGTCCTCGAGTCGCTCGGCGACAAGGCGGGCGACATCGTGCTCACCTCGCGCGGCCTCGCGCCGTCGGACACCTCGAACGCCGAGATCAAGGCGTTCAACGACGCCATGCGGGCCGCCGATCCGAAGGTCAACATCGACGACATCGGCCTCAACGGCTGGCTCTCCGTCAAGCTCTTCGCCGCCGTGGCCAAGGACCATGACATCTCCGACGGCGCCTCGGTGATCGACGCCCTCGCCGACATCGACCAGCCGATCAGCCTCGGCGGCGCCTACCCCGACTACCCGGGCATCCAGGACCCGCCGCCGGTCGCGGAGTACCCGCGGGTCGCGTCCTTCCAGGTCGGCACCAGCGCCGTCGTCGACGGCCAGATCGTGCCCGACGGGGACTTCTTCGATGCGTTCTCCGGCTGA
- a CDS encoding FAD-dependent oxidoreductase, whose product MRSPADTGRRVIVVGAGGAGLAAGLEAARAGARVLLLEAGDQVGGATARAGGVVYAADTPVQKARGIEDSVDRLVNYYATVSRHELEPRLMRRSAEGTREVIGWLEELGISWEPERLYVAGLEFDPRGHLPSGDTRGLGPAGGAMIVAALLTAVEERPEVEIRTRTRVADLLVEDGRVAGVRLADGTEERADAVVLASGGFGAGAEMLAAHWPEATRHGDWHWYLGPDTNVGDGLRMGLAAGAELRGYGGTLLETPNFGRLNDAFTPPWLIYVNQRGHRFVDETDTYCVMPHVIARQPGGVCWAVFDDAALRKVADGGHVDPYGLGVDLESNWTGAMLRRQIDAGVVRTGATLAELAEGTGIAADGLAATVELWNADVAAGRDSVFDKSGELVAVESGPFYAVELRPAIIGITFGGLRIDDAARVLDTAGRPIPGLHAAGEVAGGLDADVYAGGGTSIGNALVFGRVAARTAVGVAAPA is encoded by the coding sequence ATGCGTTCTCCGGCTGACACGGGTCGGCGCGTCATCGTGGTCGGCGCCGGCGGCGCCGGCCTGGCGGCCGGTCTCGAGGCGGCCCGGGCCGGCGCCCGGGTCCTGCTCCTGGAGGCGGGCGACCAGGTCGGCGGCGCCACCGCGCGGGCGGGCGGCGTGGTCTACGCGGCCGACACCCCCGTGCAGAAGGCACGCGGCATCGAGGACTCGGTCGACCGCCTGGTGAACTACTACGCCACGGTGAGCCGACACGAGCTGGAGCCGCGGCTGATGCGCCGCTCGGCCGAGGGCACCCGCGAGGTGATCGGCTGGCTCGAGGAGCTCGGGATCAGCTGGGAGCCCGAGCGGCTGTATGTCGCCGGGCTGGAGTTCGACCCGCGCGGACACCTGCCCTCGGGCGACACCCGGGGGCTGGGCCCGGCCGGCGGCGCGATGATCGTCGCCGCGCTGCTGACCGCGGTCGAGGAGCGCCCCGAGGTGGAGATCCGCACCCGCACCCGGGTGGCGGACCTGCTGGTCGAGGACGGCCGGGTCGCCGGTGTGCGCCTGGCCGACGGCACCGAGGAGCGGGCCGACGCCGTCGTCCTCGCCTCCGGCGGGTTCGGCGCCGGCGCGGAGATGCTGGCCGCGCACTGGCCGGAGGCCACCCGGCACGGCGACTGGCACTGGTACCTCGGCCCCGACACGAATGTCGGTGACGGCCTGCGGATGGGCCTCGCCGCCGGCGCCGAGCTCCGGGGCTACGGCGGGACGCTGCTGGAGACGCCCAACTTCGGCCGGCTCAACGACGCCTTCACACCCCCGTGGCTGATCTACGTCAACCAGCGCGGCCATCGGTTCGTGGACGAGACCGACACCTACTGCGTGATGCCGCACGTGATCGCGCGGCAGCCCGGCGGCGTGTGCTGGGCGGTCTTCGACGACGCCGCGCTGCGCAAGGTGGCCGACGGCGGGCACGTCGACCCGTACGGTCTCGGCGTCGACCTCGAGTCGAACTGGACCGGTGCGATGCTGCGCCGCCAGATCGACGCGGGCGTCGTGAGGACCGGCGCGACCCTGGCCGAGCTCGCGGAGGGCACGGGGATCGCCGCGGACGGCCTCGCCGCGACGGTCGAGCTCTGGAACGCCGACGTCGCCGCCGGGCGCGACAGCGTCTTCGACAAGAGCGGCGAGCTGGTCGCCGTCGAGAGCGGCCCGTTCTACGCCGTGGAGCTGCGCCCCGCCATCATCGGGATCACCTTCGGCGGGCTCCGGATCGACGACGCCGCGCGGGTCCTGGACACCGCGGGACGCCCGATCCCGGGGCTGCACGCGGCCGGTGAGGTCGCCGGCGGCCTGGACGCCGACGTGTACGCCGGCGGCGGCACCTCGATCGGCAACGCCCTGGTCTTCGGCCGGGTGGCGGCGCGGACCGCCGTCGGCGTGGCGGCGCCGGCGTGA